One region of Trichoderma breve strain T069 chromosome 7 map unlocalized scaffold00007, whole genome shotgun sequence genomic DNA includes:
- a CDS encoding WD domain, g-beta repeat domain-containing protein — MAEQLILKGTLEGHNGWVTSLATSMENPNMLLSGSRDKTLIIWNLTRDETQYGYPKRSLHGHSHIVSDCVISSDGAYALSASWDKTLRLWELATGTTTRRFVGHTNDVLSVSFSADNRQIVSGSRDRTIKLWNTLGDCKYTITDKGHTEWVSCVRFSPNPQNPVIVSSGWDKLVKVWELSSCKLQTDHIGHTGYINTVTISPDGSLCASGGKDGTTMLWDLNESKHLYSLNANDEIHALVFSPNRYWLCAATASSIIIFDLEKKSKVDELKPEFTSVGKKSREPECVSLAWSADGQTLFAGYTDNIIRAWGVMSRA; from the exons ATGGCTGAACAACTGATCCTCAAAGGTACCCTCGAGGGCCAC AATGGCTGGGTTACCAGCTTGGCCACCTCAATGGAGAA CCCCAACATGCTCCTGTCTGGTAGCCGAGACAAGACCCTGATCATCTGGAACCTCACACGCGACGAGACTCAATACGGATACCCCAAGCGATCCCTCCACGGCCACTCCCACATTGTGTCCGACTGT GTCATCTCCTCTGACGGTGCCTACGCCCTGTCTGCCTCTTGGGACAAGACCCTCCGTCTGTGGGAGCTCGCTACTGGCACCACCACCCGAAGATTCGTCGGCCACACCAACGATGTTCTCTCCGTCTCCTTCTCCGCCGACAACCGACAGATTGTCTCCGGCTCTCGTGACCGCACCATCAAGCTGTGGAACACCCTCGGTGACTGCAAGTACACCATCACCGACAAGGGCCACACTGAGTGGGTTTCCTGCGTCCGATTCAGCCCCAACCCCCAGAACCCTGTGATTGTTTCCAGCGGTTGGGACAAGTTGGTCAAG GTTTGGGAGCTGTCCAgctgcaagctgcagacCGACCACATCGGCCACACCGGCTACATCAACACCGTCACCATCTCCCCCGATGGCTCTCTCTGCGCCTCTGGTGGCAAGGACGGTACCACCATGCTCTGGGACCTCAACGAGTCCAAGCACCTGTACTCCCTCAACGCCAACGACGAGATCCAcgccctcgtcttctcccccaACCGATACTGGCTGTGCGCTGCCaccgccagcagcatcatcatcttcgatcttgagaagaagagcaaggttGACGAGCTCAAGCCCGAGTTCACCTCCGTTGGCAAGAAGAGCCGGGAGCCCGAGTGTGTCAGCTTGGCCTGGTCTGCTGATGGCCAGACTCTGTTCGCTGGTTACACTGACAACATCATTCGTGCCTGGGGTGTCATGTCTCGGGCATAA
- a CDS encoding OST3 / OST6 family, transporter family domain-containing protein, with translation MRILSSIAPLLLLIGGSLAKKAQTDSYEEFNKLAQRSSPIKLNDATYASLTTAPRNHSVAVLLTALETRFGCQLCQEFQPEWDLLGKSWTKGDKTGESRLIFGTLDFADGRETFISLGLQTAPVLMLFNPTVGPHAATSPEPSRYDFTAGPPAAEQVHSWLSRQLPNRPHPAVKRPINWLRWASTITLVLGVGTALVSASSYVLPIIQNRNIWASVSLIAILLFTSGHMFNHIRKVPYIVGDGKGGVSYIAGGFQSQLGLETQIVAAIYGILSFCAITLAVKVPRMADSKTQQVAVVVWSITLFLVYSFLLSVFRVKNGGYPFSLPPFM, from the exons ATGCGCATCCTGTCGTCAATTGCACCTTTGCTCCTGCTCATTGGCGGGAGTCTCGCAAAGAAGGCGCAGACCGATTCCTACGAGGAATTCAATAAGCTGGCGCAGCGCTCATCCCCGATCAAGTTGAATGATGCCACCTATGCCTCTCTGACGACCGCCCCGAGGAACCACAGTGTCGCTGTCCTTCTCACTGCTCTGGAAACTAGATTTGGCTGCCAGCTTTGTCAGGAGTTCCAGCCCGAGTGGGATCTTCTAGGAAAGAGCTGGACTAAGGGCGACAAGACTGGCGAATCTCGGTTGATCTTTGGCACCTTGGATTTTGCTGATGGCCGCGAAACCTTCATTTCG CTTGGCCTTCAAACAGCCCCGGTGCTCATGCTGTTCAACCCAACCGTAGGACCTCATGCCGCAACCTCCCCAGAACCCTCTCGATACGACTTCACAGCAGG gcctccagctgctgaaCAGGTCCATTCCTGGCTCTCCCGACAACTGCCAAACAGACCGCATCCCGCTGTAAAGCGACCAATTAACTGGCTCCGATGGGCTTCGACTATTACTCTGGTTCTTGGTGTTGGCACTGCGCTGGTGAGCGCATCTTCCTACGTGCTGCCCATCATCCAGAACCGCAACATTTGGGCCTCCGTCAGCCTGATCGCCATCCTTCTCTTCACTAGCGGACACATGTTCAACCACATCCGGAAAGTGCCGTACATTGTCGGAGATGGTAAGGGTGGAGTTAGCTACATTGCAGGCGGATTCCAGAGCCAACTTGGCCTGGAAACCCAGATCGTTGCTGCCATCT ATGGAATACTCTCCTTTTGCGCCATTACTCTGGCTGTCAAGGTTCCGCGTATGGCCGACTCCAAGACTCAGCAAGTTGCGGTTGTTGTCTGGAGCATCACACTGTTCCTCGTCTACAGCTTCCTCTTGAGCGTTTTCCGGGTCAAGAATGGCGGTTACCCATTCTCACTGCCACCTTTCATGTAA
- a CDS encoding ribosomal protein 60S l18 and 50S l18e domain-containing protein yields MGIDLDRHHVKGTHRKAPKSDNVYLKLLVKLYRFLARRTDAAFNKVVLRRLFMSKINRPPVSLSRIVSNIGKEEKRTVVIVGTVTDDNRLLTFPKATVAALRFTATARARIVAAGGEAITLDQLALRAPTGSNTLILRGPKNSREAVKHFGFGPHKHKKPFVESKGRKFERARGRRRSRGFKV; encoded by the exons ATGG GTATCGATCTCGACCGCCACCACGTCAAGGGCACTCACCGCAAGGCCCCCAAGAGCGACAATGTCTACTTGAAGCTCCTGGTCAAGCTGTACCGCTTCCTGGCTC GCCGAACCGATGCCGCTTTCAACAAGGTTGTTCTCCGACGACTTTTCATGTCCAAGATCAACCGCCCTCCCGTTTCCCTGTCCCGCATTGTTTCCAACATcggcaaggaggagaagcgcacCGTCGTCATTGTCGGCACCGTCACCGATGACAACCGTCTCCTGACCTTCCCCAAGGCCACCGTTGCCGCCCTCCGCTTCACTGCCACCGCCCGTGCCCGCATTgtcgctgctggtggtgaggcCATCACCCTGGACCAGCTTGCTCTCCGTGCTCCTACCGGTAGCAACACCCTGATCCTCCGTGGACCCAAGAACAGCCGTGAGGCCGTCAAGCACTTCGGCTTCGGTCCCCACAAGCACAAG AAACCCTTCGTCGAGTCCAAGGGTCGCAAGTTCGAGCGCGCTCGTGGTCGCAGACGCTCTCGTGGCTTCAAGGTCTAA
- a CDS encoding ftsJ-like methyltransferase domain-containing protein: MLRPYQAVPRSLRLILRPWVLTSHAASLSSALRLNGARPSSSGTQWKQRQGRDAYVRHAKVQGLKSRAAFKLLEIDSKYKLFKKDQTVVDLGYAPGSWSQVAVDRTRPHGRVIGIDLIPAQPPQGVAAFQGDFLSPIVQKLVKEFIAQSHSDRPPKAGRDDVDEDGDTLPENTIIDQPSYIDRERHSAETTGSPSSSTSAESTSRNLVDVVLSDMLMNTSGIASRDHAGSMNLCEAALHFASDTLKPGGHLVCKFYTGAMDKSLEQQLKVLFSEVYREKPESSRAESKEAYFVALYRKGKATIDH; encoded by the exons ATGTTACGTCCATATCAGGCTGTTCCACGGAGTCTCCGATTAATCCTACGCCCCTGGGTTCTTACATCACACGCCGCTTCTCTGAGTTCCGCCCTCCGGCTGAACGGGGCaaggccatcttcctctgggACTCAATGGAAACAGCGTCAAGGTCGCGATGCATATGTCCGCCATGCTAAAGTTCAGGGACTCAAAAGTAGAGCAGCTTTCAAGCTGTTGGAG ATCGACTCCAAGTACAAGCTCTTCAAGAAAGATCAAACTGTAGTTGATCTA gGATATGCGCCCGGCAGTTGGTCACAA GTTGCCGTTGATCGCACTCGACCTCATGGCCGTGTTATCGGTATCGATCTTATACCAGCTCAACCCCCTCAAGGTGTTGCGGCATTCCAGGGAGACTTCTTGTCCCCGATAGTTCAAAAACTCGTCAAGGAGTTCATTGCCCAAAGCCACAGCGACAGACCTCCTAAAGCCGGGAGAGacgatgttgatgaagatggcgataCGCTGCCAGAAAATACCATCATCGACCAGCCGAGCTACATTGATCGAGAGAGACACTCAGCAGAGACCACAGGCTCTCCGTCTAGTAGCACATCAGCAGAGTCGACTTCGAGAAATCTTGTGGAT GTCGTGTTAAGTGATAT GCTGATGAACACGAGCGGCATTGCGTCTCGAGATCATGCGGGCAGCATG AATCTTTGCGAGGCTGCACTTCATTTTGCCAGCGACACACTCAAACCCGGCGGCCATCTTGTCTGCAAATTCTACACAGGAGCGATGGATAAGTCGTTGGAACAGCAGCTCAAAGTGCTCTTCTCAGAAGTGTATAGAGAGAAACCAGAATCATCTAGAGCA GAAAGCAAGGAGGCGTATTTCGTTGCACTTTATAGAAAGGGCAAGGCTACTATTGATCACTAG